Proteins from a genomic interval of Rosa chinensis cultivar Old Blush chromosome 2, RchiOBHm-V2, whole genome shotgun sequence:
- the LOC112186538 gene encoding folate transporter 1, chloroplastic isoform X2 has product MSSSSASPQWQWENATAGAVAGFATVAAMHPLDVVRTRFQVNDGRISNLPTYKNTANAIFTIARLEGLRGLYAGFSPAVIGSTGSWGLYFFFYGRAKQRYSKNGDEKLSPGLHLASAAEAGALVSLCTNPIWLVKTRLQLQTPLHQTRPYSGFYDALRTIMREEGFAALYKGLGPSLFLVSHGAIQFTAYEELRKVIVDLKSKQGTSNSGSSDTVLNSLDYAALGASSKVAAILLSYPFQVIRSRLQQRPSSEGIPRYMDSWHVIRETARFEGVRGFYRGITPNLLKNVPAASITFIVYENVLKFLKLAKRNE; this is encoded by the exons ATGTCGTCGTCGTCGGCGTCTCCGCAGTGGCAGTGGGAAAACGCCACCGCCGGCGCCGTCGCCGGCTTCGCAACCGTTGCAGCTATGCATCCCCTCGACGTCGTCCGCACCAGGTTTCAAGTCAACGACGGCCGAATCTCCAATCTTCCGACTTACAAGAACACGGCGAACGCTATCTTCACCATTGCTCGATTGGAG GGACTGAGAGGACTCTATGCAGGCTTCTCTCCTGCTGTGATTGGCTCCACTGGTTCCTGGGGTTTATATTTCTTCTT CTATGGAAGAGCCAAACAGAGGTATTCTAAAAACGGGGATGAGAAGCTGAGTCCTGGTCTTCATCTTGCTTCTGCAGCAGAAGCTGGTGCTCTG GTTTCTTTGTGCACAAATCCTATTTGGCTTGTAAAAACAAGACTGCAGCTTCAGACTCCTCTCCATCAAACACGCCCATATTCTGGTTTTTATG ATGCCTTGAGAACCATAATGAGAGAGGAAGGATTTGCTGCACTGTATAAGGGTCTTGGTCCTAGTCTTTTTCTG GTCTCCCATGGTGCTATTCAATTTACTGCATATGAAGAACTCCGTAAAGTTATTGTTGACTTGAAGTCTAAACAAGGCACAAGTAATTCTGGAAGTTCGGATACTGTATTG AATTCACTTGACTATGCAGCCTTAGGGGCATCATCGAAAGTCGCTGCCATTCTTCTATCATATCCATTCCAG GTTATACGATCTCGATTGCAG CAACGACCTAGTTCTGAGGGAATTCCAAGATATATGGATAGCTGGCATGTAATAAGGGAAACAGCACG GTTTGAGGGTGTTCGAGGCTTCTACAGGGGAATTACACCAAACCTTCTTAAAAATGTTCCTGCTGCTTCAATAACATTTATTGTATATGAAAATGTACTGAAATTTCTAAAATTAGCTAAAAGGAACGAGTAG
- the LOC112188912 gene encoding peroxidase 72 isoform X1 gives MAKSLLFLLALSFIAFAPLCFCYNNNNHGGYLYPQFYDHSCPKAQQIVQSIVAKAVAREARMAASLLRLHFHDCFVKGCDGSILLDSSKNIITEKRSNPNLNSIRGFEVIDEIKSAIEKECPSTVSCADIVALAARDSTVLAGGPHWEVPVGRRDSRGASLSGSNNEIPAPNNTFQTILTKFKRQKLNIVDLVALSGSHTIGNARCTTFRQRLYNQTGRGLADFTLDQSYAASLRKNCPRSGGDQNLFFLDFVSPTKFDNSYFKNLLANKGLLNSDQVLVTKSEVAKQLVQQYAVNNELFLEQFAKSMIKMGNLSPITGSRGEIRKNCRKVNYS, from the exons ATGGCAAAGTCTTTGCTCTTCCTTCTAGCTCTTTCTTTCATTGCCTTTGCTCCACTGTGTTTCTGTTACAACAATAACAATCATGGTGGCTATCTCTACCCACAGTTCTATGACCACTCTTGCCCCAAAGCTCAACAGATTGTGCAGTCCATTGTTGCAAAGGCTGTTGCAAGAGAAGCAAGAATGGCGGCTTCTTTGCTTAGGCTGCACTTCCATGACTGCTTTGTAAAG GGTTGTGATGGATCAATCCTTTTGGACAGTAGCAAGAACATAATCACCGAGAAGAGGTCTAACCCGAATCTGAATTCAATCCGAGGGTTTGAAGTAATTGATGAGATCAAATCTGCGATAGAGAAGGAGTGTCCCAGCACTGTGTCTTGTGCTGACATTGTGGCTCTAGCTGCTAGAGACTCCACTGTTTTA GCTGGAGGACCACACTGGGAAGTCCCAGTAGGAAGAAGAGACTCTAGAGGCGCGAGTTTAAGCGGCTCGAACAATGAAATCCCTGCTCCAAACAACACATTCCAAACCATTCTCACCAAGTTCAAGAGGCAAAAGCTTAACATTGTTGATCTTGTTGCACTATCTG GAAGTCACACAATTGGAAATGCCAGGTGCACCACTTTTAGACAGAGACTTTACAACCAAACAGGAAGAGGGCTTGCTGACTTCACTCTTGACCAGTCATATGCTGCCAGTTTGAGGAAAAATTGCCCAAGATCTGGTGGAGACCAAAACCTGTTCTTCCTGGACTTTGTGAGCCCAACAAAGTTTGACAACAGCTACTTCAAGAACTTATTGGCTAATAAGGGCCTGCTTAACTCTGACCAAGTTCTTGTTACAAAGAGTGAAGTAGCCAAGCAATTGGTTCAGCAATATGCAGTGAACAACGAGCTTTTCCTTGAGCAATTTGCCAAGTCCATGATTAAGATGGGGAATCTTTCACCAATTACAGGTTCAAGGGGAGAGATCAGAAAGAATTGCAGGAAGGTCAACTACTCTTGA
- the LOC112186538 gene encoding folate transporter 1, chloroplastic isoform X3, which translates to MSSSSASPQWQWENATAGAVAGFATVAAMHPLDVVRTRFQVNDGRISNLPTYKNTANAIFTIARLEGLRGLYAGFSPAVIGSTGSWGLYFFFYGRAKQRYSKNGDEKLSPGLHLASAAEAGALVSLCTNPIWLVKTRLQLQTPLHQTRPYSGFYDALRTIMREEGFAALYKGLGPSLFLQVSHGAIQFTAYEELRKVIVDLKSKQGTSNSGSSDTVLNSLDYAALGASSKVAAILLSYPFQVIRSRLQQRPSSEGIPRYMDSWHVIRETARFEGVRGFYRGITPNLLKNVPAASITFIVYENKHYLRLKMWE; encoded by the exons ATGTCGTCGTCGTCGGCGTCTCCGCAGTGGCAGTGGGAAAACGCCACCGCCGGCGCCGTCGCCGGCTTCGCAACCGTTGCAGCTATGCATCCCCTCGACGTCGTCCGCACCAGGTTTCAAGTCAACGACGGCCGAATCTCCAATCTTCCGACTTACAAGAACACGGCGAACGCTATCTTCACCATTGCTCGATTGGAG GGACTGAGAGGACTCTATGCAGGCTTCTCTCCTGCTGTGATTGGCTCCACTGGTTCCTGGGGTTTATATTTCTTCTT CTATGGAAGAGCCAAACAGAGGTATTCTAAAAACGGGGATGAGAAGCTGAGTCCTGGTCTTCATCTTGCTTCTGCAGCAGAAGCTGGTGCTCTG GTTTCTTTGTGCACAAATCCTATTTGGCTTGTAAAAACAAGACTGCAGCTTCAGACTCCTCTCCATCAAACACGCCCATATTCTGGTTTTTATG ATGCCTTGAGAACCATAATGAGAGAGGAAGGATTTGCTGCACTGTATAAGGGTCTTGGTCCTAGTCTTTTTCTG CAGGTCTCCCATGGTGCTATTCAATTTACTGCATATGAAGAACTCCGTAAAGTTATTGTTGACTTGAAGTCTAAACAAGGCACAAGTAATTCTGGAAGTTCGGATACTGTATTG AATTCACTTGACTATGCAGCCTTAGGGGCATCATCGAAAGTCGCTGCCATTCTTCTATCATATCCATTCCAG GTTATACGATCTCGATTGCAG CAACGACCTAGTTCTGAGGGAATTCCAAGATATATGGATAGCTGGCATGTAATAAGGGAAACAGCACG GTTTGAGGGTGTTCGAGGCTTCTACAGGGGAATTACACCAAACCTTCTTAAAAATGTTCCTGCTGCTTCAATAACATTTATTGTATATGAAAAT AAACATTATTTGAGGTTGAAAATGTGGGAATGA
- the LOC112186536 gene encoding epoxide hydrolase A encodes MNMMMMNYQVDHQRIKTNGIWMHVAEKGMGPLVLLIHGFPEFWYAWRHQINFLADNGYHVVAPDLRGYGDSDSPLSPSSYTMMHIVGDLIGLIDHFGQQKVYVVGHDWGAVAGWYLSLFRPDRVMGFVALTVPYYPRSPNCKTVQSIKKIYGDGCHVIQFQEPGRAERAFARYDYTTVMKKFLLITDKMIAPPDMEIIDFLETKWSLPPWLTEEDIQVYAEKFEESGFTGAFNYYRAMDLTWELLAPWQGSKITVPVKFIVGDKEFGFQSGGAKDFVEGDEFKSLVPDVEVVIIDGHHFIQEENPQEVSNQILSFLRKHPMDL; translated from the exons atgaatatgatgatgatgaattatCAGGTTGATCACCAAAGGATCAAAACCAATGGAATATGGATGCATGTAGCAGAGAAAGGTATGGGTCCTCTTGTTCTATTGATTCATGGCTTCCCAGAATTCTGGTATGCTTGGCGCCACCAGATCAACTTCTTGGCTGACAACGGTTACCATGTCGTGGCTCCTGATTTGAGAGGCTATGGTGACTCTGACTCTCCCCTCAGCCCCAGCTCCTACACCATGATGCACATAGTTGGAGACCTCATCGGCCTAATTGACCATTTTGGTCAACAAAAG GTGTATGTAGTAGGACATGACTGGGGAGCAGTTGCCGGGTGGTATCTGAGTTTGTTCAGGCCAGATAGAGTTATGGGGTTTGTCGCTCTAACTGTTCCATACTATCCAAGGTCTCCGAACTGTAAAACTGTCCAATCAATCAAAAAAATCTACGGAGATGGATGTCATGTCATTCAATTCCAG GAACCGGGAAGAGCAGAGAGAGCGTTTGCGAGGTATGACTACACGACAGTGATGAAGAAGTTCTTGCTTATAACCGACAAAATGATAGCCCCTCCGGACATGGAGATCATTGATTTCCTGGAGACAAAGTGGTCATTGCCACCATGGCTAACAGAAGAGGATATCCAAGTGTATGCTGAGAAATTTGAGGAATCTGGCTTCACTGGTGCTTTCAACTACTACCGTGCAATGGACCT GACTTGGGAGCTTCTTGCACCCTGGCAAGGATCAAAAATCACAGTTCCCGTGAAGTTCATAGTCGGTGACAAAGAATTTGGTTTCCAGTCTGGTGGCGCAAAGGATTTTGTGGAAGGTGATGAGTTCAAGAGCCTTGTCCCGGACGTGGAAGTGGTTATTATAGACGGACACCATTTTATTCAAGAAGAGAACCCTCAAGAAGTCTCCAACCAAATACTTTCCTTCCTGCGTAAACACCCCATGGATCTGTGA
- the LOC112186537 gene encoding epoxide hydrolase A isoform X2, with product MVNMSEVSHQRIKTNGIWMHIAEQGTGPLVLLLHGFPEIWYSWRHQIGYLAKHGYHVVAPDMRGYGDTDSPLSPSSYSLLHLVGDLIDLLDHFGQQQEPGRAERSFARYDYLTVMKKFLLYNKTDYLVAPPGMELIDYLETPAKLAPWITEEDLQVYAEKFEESGFTGALNYFRTLESYWELMGPWRGKRISVPAKFIVGDKDIGYDALGTGEYVKGDVFKSLVPNLEVVILDGHHFIQQEKPQEVSHEILSFISKFSTE from the exons ATGGTGAACATGAGTGAGGTAAGTCACCAAAGGATCAAAACCAATGGAATATGGATGCACATAGCAGAACAAGGGACAGGGCCTCTTGTGCTTCTTCTCCATGGCTTCCCCGAAATATGGTACTCGTGGCGCCATCAAATTGGTTACTTGGCTAAACATGGCTACCATGTGGTTGCACCAGATATGAGAGGCTACGGTGACACTGACTCACCTCTCAGCCCTAGCTCATactctcttcttcatcttgttgGAGACCTTATTGATCTTCTTGACCATTTTGGTCAACAACAG GAACCGGGAAGGGCAGAAAGATCTTTTGCGAGATATGACTATTTGACAGTGATGAAGAAGTTCTTGCTGTATAACAAGACAGATTATCTGGTAGCTCCACCTGGGATGGAGCTTATAGATTATCTGGAGACACCAGCAAAATTGGCACCATGGATAACTGAGGAGGACCTCCAAGTCTATGCTGAAAAGTTTGAGGAATCTGGTTTCACTGGTGCTCTCAATTATTTTCGAACCCTTGAGTC GTACTGGGAGCTAATGGGACCATGGCGAGGAAAAAGGATTAGTGTTCCAGCAAAGTTCATTGTAGGTGACAAAGATATTGGTTATGATGCTCTGGGCACCGGAGAATATGTGAAAGGAGATGTTTTCAAGAGTCTGGTACCAAACCTGGAAGTCGTAATCTTAGACGGTCACCATTTTATCCAGCAAGAGAAACCTCAGGAAGTCTCCCACGAAATTCTCTCCTTCATAAGCAAATTTTCTACAGAATAG
- the LOC112186537 gene encoding epoxide hydrolase A isoform X1: MVNMSEVSHQRIKTNGIWMHIAEQGTGPLVLLLHGFPEIWYSWRHQIGYLAKHGYHVVAPDMRGYGDTDSPLSPSSYSLLHLVGDLIDLLDHFGQQQAFVVGHDYGAIVAWHLSLFRPDRVKALVALSAPYFEPSSSIRSIESFRQGFGEGCYVCQFQEPGRAERSFARYDYLTVMKKFLLYNKTDYLVAPPGMELIDYLETPAKLAPWITEEDLQVYAEKFEESGFTGALNYFRTLESYWELMGPWRGKRISVPAKFIVGDKDIGYDALGTGEYVKGDVFKSLVPNLEVVILDGHHFIQQEKPQEVSHEILSFISKFSTE, from the exons ATGGTGAACATGAGTGAGGTAAGTCACCAAAGGATCAAAACCAATGGAATATGGATGCACATAGCAGAACAAGGGACAGGGCCTCTTGTGCTTCTTCTCCATGGCTTCCCCGAAATATGGTACTCGTGGCGCCATCAAATTGGTTACTTGGCTAAACATGGCTACCATGTGGTTGCACCAGATATGAGAGGCTACGGTGACACTGACTCACCTCTCAGCCCTAGCTCATactctcttcttcatcttgttgGAGACCTTATTGATCTTCTTGACCATTTTGGTCAACAACAG GCATTTGTGGTGGGACATGACTATGGAGCAATTGTTGCTTGGCATCTGAGTCTGTTCCGGCCTGATAGAGTCAAGGCATTAGTTGCACTATCTGCTCCGTACTTTGAACCATCTTCAAGTATCAGGAGTATTGAATCTTTCaggcaaggttttggtgaagGATGTTATGTTTGTCAGTTTCAG GAACCGGGAAGGGCAGAAAGATCTTTTGCGAGATATGACTATTTGACAGTGATGAAGAAGTTCTTGCTGTATAACAAGACAGATTATCTGGTAGCTCCACCTGGGATGGAGCTTATAGATTATCTGGAGACACCAGCAAAATTGGCACCATGGATAACTGAGGAGGACCTCCAAGTCTATGCTGAAAAGTTTGAGGAATCTGGTTTCACTGGTGCTCTCAATTATTTTCGAACCCTTGAGTC GTACTGGGAGCTAATGGGACCATGGCGAGGAAAAAGGATTAGTGTTCCAGCAAAGTTCATTGTAGGTGACAAAGATATTGGTTATGATGCTCTGGGCACCGGAGAATATGTGAAAGGAGATGTTTTCAAGAGTCTGGTACCAAACCTGGAAGTCGTAATCTTAGACGGTCACCATTTTATCCAGCAAGAGAAACCTCAGGAAGTCTCCCACGAAATTCTCTCCTTCATAAGCAAATTTTCTACAGAATAG
- the LOC112186538 gene encoding folate transporter 1, chloroplastic isoform X1, translating into MSSSSASPQWQWENATAGAVAGFATVAAMHPLDVVRTRFQVNDGRISNLPTYKNTANAIFTIARLEGLRGLYAGFSPAVIGSTGSWGLYFFFYGRAKQRYSKNGDEKLSPGLHLASAAEAGALVSLCTNPIWLVKTRLQLQTPLHQTRPYSGFYDALRTIMREEGFAALYKGLGPSLFLQVSHGAIQFTAYEELRKVIVDLKSKQGTSNSGSSDTVLNSLDYAALGASSKVAAILLSYPFQVIRSRLQQRPSSEGIPRYMDSWHVIRETARFEGVRGFYRGITPNLLKNVPAASITFIVYENVLKFLKLAKRNE; encoded by the exons ATGTCGTCGTCGTCGGCGTCTCCGCAGTGGCAGTGGGAAAACGCCACCGCCGGCGCCGTCGCCGGCTTCGCAACCGTTGCAGCTATGCATCCCCTCGACGTCGTCCGCACCAGGTTTCAAGTCAACGACGGCCGAATCTCCAATCTTCCGACTTACAAGAACACGGCGAACGCTATCTTCACCATTGCTCGATTGGAG GGACTGAGAGGACTCTATGCAGGCTTCTCTCCTGCTGTGATTGGCTCCACTGGTTCCTGGGGTTTATATTTCTTCTT CTATGGAAGAGCCAAACAGAGGTATTCTAAAAACGGGGATGAGAAGCTGAGTCCTGGTCTTCATCTTGCTTCTGCAGCAGAAGCTGGTGCTCTG GTTTCTTTGTGCACAAATCCTATTTGGCTTGTAAAAACAAGACTGCAGCTTCAGACTCCTCTCCATCAAACACGCCCATATTCTGGTTTTTATG ATGCCTTGAGAACCATAATGAGAGAGGAAGGATTTGCTGCACTGTATAAGGGTCTTGGTCCTAGTCTTTTTCTG CAGGTCTCCCATGGTGCTATTCAATTTACTGCATATGAAGAACTCCGTAAAGTTATTGTTGACTTGAAGTCTAAACAAGGCACAAGTAATTCTGGAAGTTCGGATACTGTATTG AATTCACTTGACTATGCAGCCTTAGGGGCATCATCGAAAGTCGCTGCCATTCTTCTATCATATCCATTCCAG GTTATACGATCTCGATTGCAG CAACGACCTAGTTCTGAGGGAATTCCAAGATATATGGATAGCTGGCATGTAATAAGGGAAACAGCACG GTTTGAGGGTGTTCGAGGCTTCTACAGGGGAATTACACCAAACCTTCTTAAAAATGTTCCTGCTGCTTCAATAACATTTATTGTATATGAAAATGTACTGAAATTTCTAAAATTAGCTAAAAGGAACGAGTAG
- the LOC112188912 gene encoding peroxidase 72 isoform X2 — translation MAASLLRLHFHDCFVKGCDGSILLDSSKNIITEKRSNPNLNSIRGFEVIDEIKSAIEKECPSTVSCADIVALAARDSTVLAGGPHWEVPVGRRDSRGASLSGSNNEIPAPNNTFQTILTKFKRQKLNIVDLVALSGSHTIGNARCTTFRQRLYNQTGRGLADFTLDQSYAASLRKNCPRSGGDQNLFFLDFVSPTKFDNSYFKNLLANKGLLNSDQVLVTKSEVAKQLVQQYAVNNELFLEQFAKSMIKMGNLSPITGSRGEIRKNCRKVNYS, via the exons ATGGCGGCTTCTTTGCTTAGGCTGCACTTCCATGACTGCTTTGTAAAG GGTTGTGATGGATCAATCCTTTTGGACAGTAGCAAGAACATAATCACCGAGAAGAGGTCTAACCCGAATCTGAATTCAATCCGAGGGTTTGAAGTAATTGATGAGATCAAATCTGCGATAGAGAAGGAGTGTCCCAGCACTGTGTCTTGTGCTGACATTGTGGCTCTAGCTGCTAGAGACTCCACTGTTTTA GCTGGAGGACCACACTGGGAAGTCCCAGTAGGAAGAAGAGACTCTAGAGGCGCGAGTTTAAGCGGCTCGAACAATGAAATCCCTGCTCCAAACAACACATTCCAAACCATTCTCACCAAGTTCAAGAGGCAAAAGCTTAACATTGTTGATCTTGTTGCACTATCTG GAAGTCACACAATTGGAAATGCCAGGTGCACCACTTTTAGACAGAGACTTTACAACCAAACAGGAAGAGGGCTTGCTGACTTCACTCTTGACCAGTCATATGCTGCCAGTTTGAGGAAAAATTGCCCAAGATCTGGTGGAGACCAAAACCTGTTCTTCCTGGACTTTGTGAGCCCAACAAAGTTTGACAACAGCTACTTCAAGAACTTATTGGCTAATAAGGGCCTGCTTAACTCTGACCAAGTTCTTGTTACAAAGAGTGAAGTAGCCAAGCAATTGGTTCAGCAATATGCAGTGAACAACGAGCTTTTCCTTGAGCAATTTGCCAAGTCCATGATTAAGATGGGGAATCTTTCACCAATTACAGGTTCAAGGGGAGAGATCAGAAAGAATTGCAGGAAGGTCAACTACTCTTGA
- the LOC112189204 gene encoding eukaryotic translation initiation factor 5B-like, protein MARPAKKEVEAKKKPVVVEVKTQEKPSPQPSPAPQKPLSSAALANAFDLLDEDSSDLVSIVDAKEDDAFVAAERKRIEEEKKAARESKIKVRVEEKKDAREAKKRAIQEKKVYEASILRFHSARPNLSFSRPSALASDGVQSQLAKNLSGLELQAKESQGAPVEQEAASVDGSSSKSSDGRRRANVNGSLRRKQKKKKVEGEKKEGKDQQEKQDSNNGAPVVNSNYPRSYTLKEYEEKKKREEDEKNKKADAINNGMDHRQQRFDNGGQRRFANGEPRRFNNGGQRFDKQQALAEEAVVKEDASFSLEDADFPVLAKQVPAVKAPAEEVIAGKAVVEKAPTGKPVAGKAVAKKSGAKKA, encoded by the coding sequence ATGGCTCGCCCAGCTAAGAAGGAGGTGGAGGCTAAGAAGAAGCCGGTTGTGGTGGAGGTGAAAACCCAAGAGAAGCCCTCACCGCAGCCCTCTCCTGCTCCTCAAAAACCCTTATCATCGGCTGCCCTAGCCAATGCCTTTGATCTGTTGGATGAGGACTCTTCAGATCTCGTCAGCATCGTCGATGCGAAAGAAGATGATGCTTTTGTAGCAGCAGAGAGAAAGAGGAtcgaggaggagaagaaggcaGCGAGGGAATCCAAGATTAAGGTCAgggtggaggagaagaaggacGCGAGAGAGGCTAAGAAGAGGGCTATCCAAGAGAAGAAGGTTTATGAAGCCTCGATTCTCAGGTTCCACAGCGCTCGTCCTAATCTTAGTTTTTCCAGGCCTTCTGCTTTGGCTAGTGATGGTGTGCAGTCCCAATTAGCCAAGAACCTGAGCGGGTTGGAGTTGCAGGCGAAGGAGAGTCAAGGTGCTCCTGTGGAACAGGAGGCTGCTAGTGTTGATGGAAGCAGCAGCAAGAGTTCTGATGGGAGGAGGAGAGCAAATGTGAATGGAAGCTTGCGGcgaaaacagaagaagaagaaggttgaaGGAGAGAAAAAGGAGGGAAAGGATCAACAGGAAAAGCAAGACAGCAACAATGGTGCTCCTGTTGTGAATAGCAACTATCCTCGTTCTTACACTTTAAAAGAAtatgaggagaagaagaagagagaagaagatgagaagaaCAAAAAAGCCGATGCCATCAATAATGGGATGGATCATAGACAACAGAGGTTTGACAATGGTGGGCAGAGGAGGTTTGCCAATGGTGAACCGAGGAGGTTTAACAATGGAGGGCAAAGATTTGATAAACAGCAAGCCCTTGCAGAAGAAGCTGTTGTAAAAGAAGATGCTTCATTTAGCTTGGAGGATGCTGATTTTCCGGTTCTTGCAAAACAGGTCCCTGCAGTAAAAGCCCCTGCCGAAGAAGTTATTGCCGGAAAAGCTGTTGTAGAAAAAGCCCCTACAGGAAAACCTGTTGCAGGTAAAGCTGTGGCAAAAAAATCTGGTGCAAAGAAAGCCTAA
- the LOC112187773 gene encoding 50S ribosomal protein L7/L12 has product MRYLRFISPHLSRIHKTLPQNPNLHSRPYLSSHFAASYTTAAPEKRPAPPEKVSAIADEISGLTLLEVSDLTEVLREKLGIKEMPAMMMMMPGMGIGGLRGGGKGGGAAAGKAEEKKEKTAFDVKLDSFDAAAKIKVIKEVRTFTALGLKEAKDLVEKAPTLLKKGVTKEEAESIVAKMKEVGAVVSME; this is encoded by the coding sequence ATGAGATATTTACGATTCATTTCCCCACATCTTTCTCGAATTCACAAAACCCTCCCCCAGAACCCTAATCTCCACTCAAGACCCTATCTTTCCTCCCATTTCGCCGCCTCTTACACCACCGCCGCGCCGGAGAAGAGACCTGCGCCGCCGGAGAAGGTCTCGGCGATCGCGGACGAGATCTCCGGGCTCACTCTGCTCGAGGTCTCGGACCTGACGGAGGTCCTGAGAGAGAAACTGGGGATAAAGGAGATGCCggcgatgatgatgatgatgccgGGGATGGGAATCGGCGGGCTCCGGGGCGGCGGCAAGGGCGGCGGCGCGGCGGCGGGGAAGGcggaggagaagaaggagaagacggCGTTTGATGTGAAGCTTGATTCTTTTGATGCGGCGGCGAAGATTAAAGTGATTAAGGAGGTGAGGACGTTTACGGCGTTGGGGTTGAAGGAGGCTAAGGACTTGGTGGAGAAGGCACCTACGCTGTTGAAGAAGGGGGTGACGAAGGAGGAGGCGGAGTCGATTGTGGCGAAGATGAAGGAAGTTGGTGCTGTAGTTTCGATGGAGTGA